TGTTTCAAAAGTGTCAGAGGAAGCTTCAGAAATGCCAGAAGATTCTGAGGGAGATTCAGTAGATGATTCAGAGGGTGATTCAGAAGAAAATTCAGAAGAAGATTCAGAAGAAAATTCAGAACACGATTCAGAGGGTGATTCAGAAGAAAATTCAGAAGAAGATTCAGAAGATTTAAAAGAGGATCCAGAAGAAGATTCAGAAGATTCAGAGGATTCAGAAGAAGATTCAGCGGATTCAGAAGAAGATTCAGCGGATTCAGAAGAAGATTCAGAGGATTCAGAAGAAGATTCAGAAGAAGATTCAGAGGATTCAGAAGAAGATTCAGAAGAAGATTCAGAGAATTCAGAAGAAGATTCAGAGGATTCAGAAGAAGATTCAGAAGAAGATTCAGAGGATTCAGAAGAAGATTCAGAAGAAGATTCAGAGAATTCAGAAGAAGATTCAGAGGATTCAGAAGAAGATGCAGAAGAAAATTCAAAAGAAGATTCGGAAGAAGGTTCAGACTATTTAGAAGAAGATTcagaaaaaaattcagaataAGATTCAGTAGAAGATTTAGAAGAACATTATTTTTTCTATACAACATGAATGCAGCATGAGTGCAAGGACCGTCTTAACTTTAAACAAACTCTTCAGCCAGAAGAGCGACTGGATTACAGCATCTGTATAacttttgtagtttttattaaattattattttaatatgtgtTCATTTTAATCATCGGTTAACCTTCACCTTCCTCCGCCCCCTAGCGGCagtgaaaaagaaaactatCGCCCGAGAACCCGGACTAGCGGTGCGTTCTGAATTTCTTACCGGAACCGTATTCCGGGTTTTGGCTTCGTATTGGCTGGATGGTAGGTTGGTGAATAGTCTGCGCGTGCATTCAAATGACTAGCCAATCATAGAACAGAACCCGGGACGAGTCTAACCAATCCTAGCCAATCGTCGAGCGGGAGGCGGGGTTTGTTCAGATAACGCTTGTGGGGCAGTTTAAAGATGGCGGCGCACGTATAGTTTGAATTAAACAGCTGTATTGAAAACAAATCTGTTCTATTTTCCGAATCAGATAGTGATAATGTTTCACATTTTGCGCTGCAGTCGATTAACGCAAGGTTCTGATCGATTACTGCGATATAATGTGACCAAATCAAGGGACCTGCTGCTGCATTCCAGCCGGTATGAGACTTTATTAACCTTTTTATCCACACTGAGGAAGTAAACGGGGAAATAGAAACATCTGTTAcacatttgttgtgttgtgtttttatgtgtctgtgtgtgtgtgtgtgtgtgtgtgtgtgtgtgtgtgcgcgcgcgcgcgcgcaagACAGTCTGCTTTAAATCACCCCAAATCTACATGTTCGGaccttttacattcttaagTGACAGGCTTATTGAATCACTTTACTGAATCGGTTTCGAGTCACTTGATTCGAGTCGATTCAATTGACTCGAAACATACTGCAGAATCCACTGAAGCTTTCATACCGTCACTGTGTCACTCAGGGGCGGTTCTAAACCCTTCAGCCCTCCTGTCTGTCTACTGAACCCTCCTAAAACTATGAACCTATCAAAACCtaactgtattattttatttaaaaaaatgtaaaaacataacatcatgactttttttttccattttaagaaCAGTAATTAAAGAGGTCATGATGGGGTCGATGTTGGTTTTTGAATTGGGCTGTGCGTGTcgtgttaatatttaatatacaacTCAAAGACACGTGGATAACTTTTATACCTTTTATGTCGTCTTTGGAGCTTGAAAAGTTTTGGTCATCATCACCGTTCATTATACGGACAAAAACTGCAGagaattcagttcaattcgatttgatttgtatagcacttttaacaatggacattgtctcaaagcagctttacagaaacatataaacacaggatcgagattttaaatgtgtgagtttatccctattgagtgagccGGTGGCGACATGGTGAGGAagactccctaagatgatatgaggaagaaaccttgagaggaaccagactcagaagggaacccgtcctcatctgggtaacaacggatagtgtgaaagtaaaagaaagttcattatggtttttatatgaagtctgtttgttgaactagtccactgttcaccaaaagaGTGTATATCCTTGTTGACCCTTGTTTCTTTtcctccatcaaacactacTTGCCTCTCTAAGGCAAGTCAGAATAAGATGATCACTTGCTGTTCACGTGAAGTGACTGCAACAGTAGTCTGAgaaatggccgagtcaaagatGTATGCTGTTATGACCGATGAGGCAAGAGATGGGAAATCAATTGGCAATATGTGTCGGATATGTCGCAACTGAGGGTACTGTAAAGGAGAGACTCCTGGTCCTGACAGAACTGACCTGTTTTGACTGCTGCAATAGAGAAGGAAGTTCAAGAGAAAGGAACTGGCCATTTAAATTGTGTGGTACAGACTTATGTTGGAGCTGCATTCATGAGTGGGGTGACTGGGGGTGTTCAGTCCCACTTCAGAAGGCAACACCCTGAAGCAATATATCTGCATTGCTATGCATACGAGTTAAATCATGTCTTATGCCACACCTGCGGAGCTGAACGTTGGCCATATGCGGTGCTAATCAGATTTTAGTTGAAGGGCAATCCTCTGATCATAGGAGTAAAATGAAGTGAATGGACGAGTTTGTAGTCCTTGCCTTGTGGATCAGGAAGGGAGGTTAGTGGTAGCGATTCAGAGCTGCTGAAAAGGAAATTATTATTTCCTTGCCTGGATAGAATGGTTTTTGAGCCAGAGAGACGATTTTCTGATGTAAGTGTTGAGATGATCAAAGGCATTCAGGAATGTAGTCCGACCTCACGGAGCTTCCTATTGGAGCCGGATTTGACAGTACTGGCACAACATTAAAAAACCGATTTGACGCCAGAGGAAGTTTTGGTAGCCGGAAACTTTCCGAAGCGAAAAACGTAGGCTGGTGTTGGGGAGTTGTGATTGGGGTGAAGATGTTGATGAAAAAATTCCAGTTTCAATctaatttaaaaatggaatctttgggggaaaaaatcgctgtggtataagaggaataaagcatttCAACTAcgagatgtgctgttattggaaaataataaagtttGAGGTGGTCAGAGTAACTCTACCTTGTTATACACCactctgtcattgattattttcccataagaGCATGCCCCcgagtgtttttattccttacgtgaTGAAAGTACCggagaaatgtatttattttagatgTTTATCCATTAGACGGTGGTTTAgttgttagcacgtttgcctcacacctccagggctgggggtacGGCTCCCATCTACGCCCTGTGTGcccagagttt
This Ictalurus furcatus strain D&B chromosome 1, Billie_1.0, whole genome shotgun sequence DNA region includes the following protein-coding sequences:
- the LOC128600868 gene encoding clumping factor B-like, which encodes MPEDSEGDSVDDSEGDSEENSEEDSEENSEHDSEGDSEENSEEDSEDLKEDPEEDSEDSEDSEEDSADSEEDSADSEEDSEDSEEDSEEDSEDSEEDSEEDSENSEEDSEDSEEDSEEDSEDSEEDSEEDSENSEEDSEDSEEDAEENSKEDSEEGSDYLEEDSEKNSE